In Solimonas sp. K1W22B-7, the DNA window TGTCGAAACACACAGTTTCCCGCACGGGGGCTTCCGGTAGCGGTTCGGCCGTGACCTGGCTGTGGAGCCTCGTCGGCCTCGGCCTCATCGGCCTGATTGCGTATTTCGCGCGCATGGGCGCCGTTTCCCCGCGCATCGCCAACCCGGAGGTCCGCGGCGTGCCGCGTCCGGTGGAGTTCCTGTTCGGCATCGACTGGCTGCCGTATCTCGAAGCCGGCACCGTCGTGGCCATGGTCCTCCTCGTGGTGGGTTGCGCCCTGGCCTGGCGGCGCCATCCGGGGCACCCCTACCTGCTGATGACCATCGCCACGACGGCGATCGTCTGGCAGGACCCGATCATGAACTGGGCCCCCTATGCGGTGTACAACCCGCAGCTCTGGCACTGGCCGGAAGACTGGCCGCTGATCATGCTGTCGCCCACCGTCGAGCCCTTCATCGTGGTGGGCTATGCGATGTTCTACTTCGGGCCCTTCTTCCCGGCGGTCTGGGTGCTGCGGCGCCTGCAGGCGAAGCGGACGATGGATGCCTTCGTCTGGCGCCATCCGCTGTGGAGTCTCGCCGGCCTGATCCTGGTGTTCGGCTTCATCTTCGACATGATGCTGGAGGTGTCGCTGGTCCGGACCGGCCTGTACATCTACTCGCAGGCGATTCCCTTCGGTACGATCTTCGCGGGCACCACCTTCCAGTTCCCGCTGATCTGGGAATCCACCTTCGTCTGCCTGGTGATGATCCCGGCAGGCGTGCTGTGCTACCGCGACGACACCGGGCGCACGGTGGCGGAGAAGCTGTCGCAGCGCCTGCGCTGGTTCCAGGGGCGGCCAGTGCTCGCCACCTTCCTGGTCATGTTCGGCATCGTCAACATCGCCTACTTCATGTACGGCGGTGCCTTCGCCGTCATTCGTGCCAGCGGCCTGGCCACTTCGATGGCCTGCCCCTACCCCTATCCGGAAGCCAAGGTCTACGACCCGCAGGGCTACTACGAGCGTGAAGGC includes these proteins:
- a CDS encoding spirocyclase AveC family protein, which codes for MSKHTVSRTGASGSGSAVTWLWSLVGLGLIGLIAYFARMGAVSPRIANPEVRGVPRPVEFLFGIDWLPYLEAGTVVAMVLLVVGCALAWRRHPGHPYLLMTIATTAIVWQDPIMNWAPYAVYNPQLWHWPEDWPLIMLSPTVEPFIVVGYAMFYFGPFFPAVWVLRRLQAKRTMDAFVWRHPLWSLAGLILVFGFIFDMMLEVSLVRTGLYIYSQAIPFGTIFAGTTFQFPLIWESTFVCLVMIPAGVLCYRDDTGRTVAEKLSQRLRWFQGRPVLATFLVMFGIVNIAYFMYGGAFAVIRASGLATSMACPYPYPEAKVYDPQGYYEREGQPGPYFEGYWNRLTVGQPDGRPKVNPLKEDAACLPKEKS